The following are encoded together in the Lathyrus oleraceus cultivar Zhongwan6 chromosome 3, CAAS_Psat_ZW6_1.0, whole genome shotgun sequence genome:
- the LOC127128785 gene encoding probable methyltransferase PMT19, translating to MSSKYLTILNIIIFITSLFTFSYIITSSFSSSLSSPSLQTSKSLTKNSHFDFCPTNFTNYCPCEDPKRQKKFPNKKWFRKERHCPKANERLKCLIPKPKGYQKPFHWPKSKDNAWFSNVPFTKLVEYKRLQNWIRLEGDRFVFPGGGTSFPDGVEGYVDDLKKLLPVSLNSGWIRTVLDVGCGVASFGASLMEYGVLTMSIAPSDEHEAQVMFALERGLPAMLGVFSTHRLTFPSNSFDMAHCSRCLVQWTAYDGLYLKEIDRILRPGGFWVLSGPPINWRVNYKAWQTDSTVLEKQQNSLEELAIQMCWEKVVEGGQFAIWQKPINHIKCKQNLNSAKFCNSSDPDDGWYAQMTACIFPLQEVKNLDEISGGVLAKWPMRLNASPARLRNRGSTLERMYSEDNRKWRKRVSNYEVVLKSLSSGRYRNVMDMNGGFGGFAAAMVKYPVWVMNVVPFDAKSDYLGVIYQRGLIGTYMDWCEPFSTYPRTYDLIHASGIFSMYMNKCDITDIVIEMHRIVRPEGSVIIRDDKDVILKVKEITDRMRWEGTILEVDGDDNGSTHTKMIMVFNNTKY from the exons ATGTCTTCAAAATATCTCACAATTCtcaacatcatcatcttcatcacaTCTCTCTTCACTTTCTCATACATAATCACTTCCTCATTCTCCTCTTCACTCTCTTCACCATCTCTTCAAACCTCAAAATCTCTCACAAAAAACTCCCACTTTGATTTTTGTCCAACAAACTTCACAAACTATTGTCCATGTGAAGACCCAAAAAGACAGAAAAAGTTTCCAAACAAAAAATGGTTTAGAAAAGAACGTCACTGTCCAAAGGCAAATGAGAGATTAAAGTGTCTTATCCCTAAACCAAAAGGGTATCAAAAGCCATTTCATTGGCCTAAGAGTAAGGACAATGCATGGTTTAGTAATGTTCCTTTTACTAAGCTTGTGGAATATAAAAGGTTGCAAAATTGGATTAGATTGGAGGGTGATAGGTTTGTGTTTCCTGGTGGTGGTACTTCTTTTCCTGATGGTGTTGAGGGTTATGTTGATGACTTGAAGAAGCTTCTTCCTGTGAGTTTGAATTCTGGATGGATTAGAACTGTTCTTGATGTTGGATGTGGG GTTGCAAGCTTTGGAGCATCTTTAATGGAGTATGGTGTATTAACAATGTCAATAGCACCAAGTGATGAACATGAGGCTCAAGTGATGTTTGCACTTGAAAGAGGACTTCCTGCTATGCTTGGAGTATTCAGCACTCATAGGCTGACATTCCCTTCAAATTCATTTGATATGGCTCATTGCTCTAGATGCCTTGTCCAATGGACTGCTTACG ATGGACTATACCTAAAAGAGATTGACAGGATTTTGAGACCTGGTGGATTTTGGGTACTTTCTGGCCCACCTATAAATTGGAGGGTAAACTATAAAGCATGGCAAACAGATTCAACAGTGTTGGAAAAGCAACAGAACAGTTTAGAGGAACTTGCAATTCAAATGTGTTGGGAAAAAGTTGTTGAAGGAGGACAATTTGCCATATGGCAAAAACCTATAAATCATATCAAATGCAAACAGAATTTGAATTCAGCAAAGTTTTGCAATTCATCTGACCCTGATGATGGATG GTATGCACAAATGACAGCATGCATTTTTCCTCTTCAAGAAGTGAAAAATCTCGACGAAATCTCCGGCGGCGTTCTTGCAAAATGGCCTATGAGATTGAATGCTTCACCAGCAAGGTTAAGAAATAGAGGTTCAACACTTGAAAGAATGTATAGTGAAGATAATAGGAAATGGAGAAAGAGAGTGTCTAATTATGAAGTGGTGTTGAAATCACTGTCTTCTGGTAGATATAGAAATGTAATGGACATGAATGGTGGATTTGGTGGATTTGCAGCTGCAATGGTGAAATATCCAGTTTGGGTTATGAATGTTGTTCCATTTGATGCAAAAAGTGATTATCTTGGTGTTATCTATCAAAGAGGACTTATTGGAACTTACATGGATTG GTGTGAGCCCTTCTCAACTTATCCAAGAACATATGACTTAATACATGCTTCTGGCATATTCAGTATGTATATGAACAA gTGTGATATTACTGATATTGTTATTGAGATGCATAGGATTGTTAGGCCAGAAGGAAGTGTTATTATTAGAGATGATAAAGATGTAATTCTAAAAGTAAAAGAAATAACAGATAGAATGAGATGGGAAGGAACAATACTAGAAGTTGATGGTGATGACAATGGATCTACTCACACAAAAATGATTATGGTTTTCAACAATACAAAGTATTAG